One genomic window of Niveibacterium sp. SC-1 includes the following:
- a CDS encoding ABC transporter ATP-binding protein → MSEPLLEARALSVRVGAVHAVRALDFSLRAGDRVAVLGRNGVGKSTLLAALAGLHPHEAGAVHYLDRPLQTWPARELACVRAWLSQHPEDPFAGSVLDAVLTGRHPWLGRFDWEGVAEQACAREALAAMALTGFEARNVQMLSGGERQRVALAAVLAQTPRAYLLDEPLTHLDLASQVRVLAHFRTLAEAGAGVIMVIHDLNLALSWANRLLMLQGEGAWECGSRESLAQADPLGRALGFPLRAVADGEDTIFVAARL, encoded by the coding sequence ATGAGCGAACCCCTGCTGGAAGCCCGCGCGCTCAGCGTCCGCGTCGGCGCGGTGCACGCCGTCAGGGCGCTGGACTTCAGCTTGCGCGCCGGAGACCGCGTGGCCGTGCTGGGGCGTAACGGCGTCGGCAAGAGCACCCTGCTTGCCGCGCTGGCCGGATTGCATCCGCACGAGGCCGGCGCGGTGCACTACCTGGACCGGCCGCTGCAGACCTGGCCAGCGCGCGAGCTGGCATGCGTGCGGGCCTGGCTTTCCCAGCATCCCGAAGATCCCTTCGCCGGCAGCGTGCTCGACGCGGTGCTGACCGGCCGCCATCCCTGGCTGGGCCGCTTTGACTGGGAGGGCGTCGCGGAGCAGGCGTGTGCGCGGGAAGCACTGGCCGCAATGGCGCTCACCGGTTTCGAGGCGCGCAATGTCCAGATGCTCTCCGGTGGCGAACGCCAGCGCGTCGCGCTGGCCGCCGTGCTGGCACAGACGCCGCGCGCCTATCTGCTCGACGAGCCGCTGACGCATCTGGACCTGGCCAGCCAGGTGCGCGTGCTGGCGCATTTCCGCACGCTCGCCGAGGCGGGTGCGGGCGTGATCATGGTGATCCACGACCTCAACCTCGCGCTGTCCTGGGCTAACCGGCTGCTCATGCTGCAAGGCGAGGGCGCGTGGGAGTGCGGGTCACGCGAGAGCCTGGCGCAGGCCGATCCGCTCGGGCGCGCCCTGGGTTTTCCGCTGCGCGCGGTTGCCGACGGCGAGGACACGATTTTCGTCGCCGCCCGCCTTTAG
- a CDS encoding iron ABC transporter permease gives MASTVFMPPPMPRSRALVLLCALALLALLVLAWALGAGEVQAGPATFWQALTGGEDMAAAVVRELRWPRALAAFSCGGLLALAGALMQVLLRNPLADPYVLGVSGGAALAALACLFLGLASPWPDLAAFAGAFAAMCLVFGLARGAGAWTPTRLLLTGVVVAAGGSAGVTLMLALAPDRALRGMLFWLMGDASGATRPYLALGVLLLGLAACLPFARELNLFARGERPAQALGVNTARLRRFIFVLASLLTAVSVSTVGSVGFVGLVVPHLLRLAIGNDQRLLLPAAALAGGVLLLAADTLARTVATPLQLPVGVLTALIGVPVFLWLLGRQAR, from the coding sequence ATGGCTTCGACAGTTTTCATGCCGCCGCCCATGCCGCGCAGCCGCGCCCTGGTCCTGCTCTGTGCCCTTGCCCTCCTCGCGCTCCTGGTGCTCGCCTGGGCGCTGGGCGCGGGCGAGGTGCAAGCGGGGCCTGCCACGTTCTGGCAGGCGTTGACCGGCGGCGAGGACATGGCGGCCGCGGTGGTGCGCGAGCTGCGTTGGCCGCGGGCTCTCGCGGCCTTCTCCTGCGGCGGCCTGCTGGCGCTGGCCGGTGCCCTGATGCAGGTCCTGCTGCGTAACCCCCTTGCCGATCCCTACGTGTTGGGCGTCTCCGGCGGCGCCGCCCTGGCGGCCCTGGCCTGCCTCTTCCTCGGGCTCGCCTCGCCCTGGCCCGATCTCGCGGCCTTTGCCGGCGCCTTTGCGGCGATGTGTCTGGTCTTCGGCCTCGCGCGTGGCGCCGGGGCCTGGACGCCGACCCGTCTCCTGCTCACCGGCGTCGTCGTCGCGGCGGGCGGCAGCGCGGGTGTGACGCTGATGCTGGCGCTGGCGCCGGATCGCGCCCTGCGCGGCATGCTCTTCTGGTTGATGGGCGACGCCAGCGGCGCGACCCGCCCCTATCTCGCGCTCGGCGTGCTGCTGCTGGGCCTGGCGGCCTGCCTCCCCTTTGCGCGCGAACTCAATCTCTTCGCCCGCGGCGAACGCCCGGCGCAGGCCCTGGGTGTGAACACCGCGCGGCTGCGCCGCTTCATCTTCGTGCTGGCTTCGCTCTTGACCGCCGTCTCGGTCAGCACGGTGGGCAGCGTGGGCTTTGTCGGCCTGGTCGTTCCGCATCTGCTGCGTCTTGCCATCGGCAACGACCAGCGCTTGCTGCTGCCCGCCGCGGCCCTGGCCGGAGGCGTGCTGCTGCTCGCGGCCGATACCCTGGCGCGCACCGTGGCGACGCCGCTGCAGCTTCCGGTCGGCGTGCTGACCGCCTTGATCGGCGTGCCGGTCTTCCTCTGGTTGCTGGGGCGCCAGGCGCGATGA
- a CDS encoding TonB-dependent receptor, with translation MKPIAAAVLAAFSAVPTGAFAVTPTETELDPVIVTATRQTERVSETLADVTVVSREEIERAGASTVLQLLARQPGVQTTMNGGPGTNSALYIRGASNAQSLVLIDGQRFGSATAGGASLQNLSLDQIDHIEILRGPASALYGSDAVGGVVQIFTRRGEGPVVFDGFAGIGRYNTQNYSVGASGSECALRFNLQAAYNTSDSFSATNSELKQPYNYDPDKDGYRNAGFNGSVAWAFVPGHEIELNALSNQVRSHYDARETDPLTFAPGPGYDAYADSRAENYGLTLRDQFTSAWRSTLRSGRSVDNYRDYAPWAPTGQTFKTTQDQVSWQNDIKAEAAGKFMLGAEWLRQRAEVEVDAYGEPERTTRTAFGGWGKGFGEHDVQLNLRYDDSDDYGGHTSGTAAWAWHFLPQWRARLSAGNSFRAPTFNDLYYPFFSNPDLQPERGRSADAALNWDGQSMGASLTYYRTRIKDMIALDQNFLPQNIARAEIDGVTLTARGEWSGWELNGSLDWLDARDGDTDKQLAHRAKWQGMLSGSYGVEAWRAGAELQAVGKRYDDPANLSPMGGYGQVNLFAQWKFTREAQLEARVDNLFDKQYEKVAGYGTPGVSVFAGVRVSTR, from the coding sequence ATGAAACCCATTGCCGCTGCCGTCCTGGCGGCGTTCTCCGCCGTCCCCACCGGCGCGTTCGCAGTCACTCCTACCGAAACCGAACTTGATCCGGTGATCGTCACCGCCACCCGGCAGACCGAACGGGTCTCCGAAACGCTGGCGGACGTGACCGTCGTCTCACGCGAAGAGATCGAGCGCGCCGGCGCGTCTACCGTGCTGCAACTGCTGGCGCGCCAACCCGGTGTGCAGACCACCATGAACGGCGGGCCCGGCACCAATAGCGCGCTCTACATCCGCGGCGCCTCCAACGCGCAGTCCTTGGTGCTGATCGACGGCCAGCGCTTTGGCTCGGCCACCGCGGGCGGTGCTTCGCTGCAGAACCTGAGCCTCGACCAGATCGACCACATCGAGATCCTGCGCGGCCCGGCCTCGGCCCTCTACGGCTCCGACGCGGTCGGCGGCGTGGTGCAGATCTTCACCCGGCGCGGCGAAGGCCCGGTCGTGTTCGATGGTTTCGCGGGCATCGGCCGCTACAACACCCAGAACTACAGCGTGGGCGCGAGCGGCTCCGAGTGCGCCCTGCGTTTCAACCTGCAGGCGGCCTACAACACCAGCGACAGTTTCTCCGCCACCAACAGCGAGCTGAAGCAACCCTACAACTACGACCCGGACAAGGACGGCTACCGCAACGCCGGCTTCAACGGCAGCGTGGCCTGGGCCTTCGTGCCGGGGCATGAGATCGAGCTGAATGCGCTGAGCAATCAGGTGCGCTCGCACTACGACGCGCGCGAGACCGATCCGCTGACCTTTGCGCCCGGTCCGGGCTACGACGCCTATGCCGACTCGCGGGCCGAGAACTATGGCCTGACCCTGCGCGACCAGTTCACCAGCGCCTGGCGCAGCACCCTGCGCAGCGGCCGCTCGGTCGACAACTACCGCGACTACGCGCCCTGGGCGCCGACCGGCCAGACCTTCAAGACCACGCAGGACCAGGTGTCCTGGCAGAACGACATCAAGGCGGAAGCGGCGGGCAAATTCATGCTAGGCGCGGAGTGGCTGCGCCAGCGCGCGGAGGTAGAGGTGGACGCCTACGGCGAACCGGAGCGGACCACGCGCACGGCCTTCGGCGGTTGGGGCAAAGGCTTCGGCGAGCACGACGTGCAACTGAACCTGCGCTATGACGACAGCGACGACTACGGCGGCCACACCAGTGGCACCGCGGCCTGGGCCTGGCACTTCCTGCCGCAGTGGCGGGCACGCCTGTCGGCCGGCAACAGCTTCCGCGCGCCGACCTTCAACGACCTGTACTACCCCTTCTTCAGCAACCCGGACCTGCAGCCCGAGCGCGGTCGTAGCGCCGATGCCGCGCTCAACTGGGACGGCCAGTCGATGGGCGCCTCGCTCACCTACTACCGTACCCGCATCAAGGACATGATCGCGCTCGACCAGAATTTCCTGCCGCAGAACATCGCGCGGGCCGAGATCGACGGCGTCACGCTCACCGCGCGCGGTGAATGGTCTGGCTGGGAGCTCAACGGCAGCCTCGACTGGCTGGACGCCCGCGATGGCGACACCGACAAGCAACTGGCCCATCGCGCCAAATGGCAGGGCATGCTGAGCGGCAGCTACGGGGTGGAGGCCTGGCGTGCCGGGGCCGAACTGCAGGCCGTGGGCAAGCGCTACGACGATCCGGCCAACCTGAGCCCGATGGGCGGCTACGGCCAGGTTAACCTCTTCGCGCAGTGGAAATTCACGCGAGAGGCGCAGCTCGAGGCCCGGGTCGACAACCTTTTCGACAAGCAGTACGAGAAGGTGGCCGGTTATGGCACGCCCGGCGTGAGCGTGTTTGCCGGCGTGCGCGTGAGCACGCGCTGA
- the cobU gene encoding bifunctional adenosylcobinamide kinase/adenosylcobinamide-phosphate guanylyltransferase → MIELVLGGARSGKSRHASERANASGLPVIYVATAQGLDEEMRARIAQHKAERPAAWKTIEAPLDLPRALVALVRPGRCVLVDCLTLWLSNVMLAAGEDTARRDAEIDALLGALARVQGRIIVVSNEVGMGLVPDTPLGRAFRDEQGRLNQKVAALARRVVFVAAGLPLLLKE, encoded by the coding sequence ATGATCGAACTCGTACTGGGAGGCGCCCGCTCGGGCAAGAGCCGCCACGCCAGCGAACGCGCCAACGCCAGCGGCCTGCCGGTGATCTATGTCGCCACGGCCCAAGGGCTGGACGAAGAGATGCGCGCGCGCATCGCCCAGCACAAGGCCGAGCGCCCGGCCGCCTGGAAGACCATCGAAGCACCGCTGGACCTGCCGCGGGCACTGGTCGCGCTGGTGCGGCCGGGGCGCTGCGTGCTGGTCGACTGCCTGACGCTCTGGCTCAGCAACGTGATGCTGGCCGCGGGGGAAGACACCGCGCGGCGCGATGCCGAGATCGACGCGCTGCTCGGCGCCCTGGCCCGCGTGCAGGGCCGCATCATCGTGGTCTCCAACGAGGTCGGCATGGGACTGGTGCCGGACACGCCACTGGGCCGCGCCTTCCGCGACGAGCAGGGGCGCCTGAACCAGAAGGTGGCCGCGCTGGCGCGCCGGGTCGTCTTCGTCGCGGCCGGCCTGCCCCTGCTGCTCAAGGAGTAG